GGCACATCTTGTACAGACAGACGAAATGGATACTGACTTGGCGCTGGCGCTCGACGAGCTAGACCAGATGTATAAGGAGCTCAAAAAAGAGCTACCCCAAACACTGGAGCAAGACCGTATCGTGGGGATGATGATAGAAAACCTGCAAAAACGGGTAGAACTCCTCAACCGACAACTACAGGTATTGCAGAAGATAGAACAAATGAAAACATCTCAAACAAATGGAACAAATGAAAAAGTGGCTATTTAATGGGGTTCTATACGGACTGGCCTATGGCACCCTCTTGCTCTATGCAACTACACTTCAGGCGCAAATAAGCCAAACAGTACTCCAAAAAAACTACCGTGTCAACAAAGGAATGTCTGTTGCGATAGATAATCGTTATGGTACAGTAGATGTACTGACCAATAACGGGAATGAACTGAAGGTTACAGTTACAATCGTAACCAAAGCCGCCACCCAAACCAAGGCCCAAGCAGTTTTTGACAATATCAGCATCAATGTAGACGACCGCATTGCGCTCAACCCCGCCAATCCCATTAAATTTACAACCCAGATAGGCAAAATTCCTAACAATGTCGATTTTGAGGTCAAGTATAAGGTCGAAATACCAATGTATCTCAATATCAATATCTCCCAAAAATACGGAGCGGTTTACATGGCCAATCATAGCGGAGAATCCAATATCAATATTGCCTATGGTACATTTGTAGGTAAAGCTTTGACCAATGCCAAAAATATACTGATCTTGGCCTATTCTGATGGAGGCCTGGAGCAATGGGGTGGCCAAGACCTAACGCTCAAATACTCCAAACTACGCTTGGGCACAGCTAATACCCTCAACTGCTTGTTGAGTTATTCCAAATGCGAAATAGAAGAAGTACAGGAGGTTTTGGGCAACATCCGTTATAGTGAGCTCAAACTCGGGAAGGTAGGCTCGCTGCGCGGAACATCAGCCTACTCAGGGGTGCAAATCAAACAACTACTCAAGATTTTGGCGCTTGAGGCCAAATACAACAGCGCGTTGAGCGTTACAGAGATTAATTCAGGGTTTGAGTTGGTAGAGCTGCTCCTTCAATACACCAACAGCCAACTTAATTTTGCCTCAGGTAGTGGCTATGAGTTTGATGTGGTGCTGAAATATGGCTCTTTGGGAGGCAATACCAGCCAATGGAAGTTCAATCAAAAGATAGTACAAGACTATACCTCGACGTATAAGGGGGTTTTTGGGAATGGTAAAGCACAACTCAAGATTGATGCGAAATATGGGAATATCAAAATAGAACAGCGCTAAGAGCAACAACAAAAGGCCGGTGCGCAATTGAAGCACCACACCTTAGCAATAGGCTCATAGTCCTATTGCTAAGGGAAACAACAAAAGTGATAACGCCTGAGTGGAGCCTTATTATTACTTCGTAGGTGTATCTTCGGCCATTTTCTCTAGGTATCGCTCAACAGCCGGATAGTATTTTTCGGGTATCCCCCGCCCTTCGCGATAGTCTTGAAGCAAGAAAAACAGCTTTTTCTTAGAGTATCTCCTGAATGTCAGGGGGCTGAGCACTAACCCCGGTGCGCTGACAGCTAGGCCGGCCAAGCCGATGGCCTCTACAGCTAGATTGCCGGCAGGCAGCAAAAACACCGAGCCAAATACGGCTGCCGAACCGGCAGCAATCACCAAGCTGCGGCGGGCACTACGGCGTTGTGAGAAAAAGAAACGGACTAGAGCCTCGGCGCTATCAGGCGCAGCAGCCAGCCGAGTATGTGTCACAAAGGCATCCTCTTGCCAACGGCGGTAATTTTCTTGACTTTCGGCTTGAGCGCTCATATTGAGCGGAGCAGTAAAAAAAACAAGGGTCAAAACAAACCATAAGCTGTGTCTGTGCATATCAGTTGGGGGTGAAGTGTCGTTGAATGTTTCAAGAGTTAAACCCAGTAGAACCGAGTTGGGAAATTGATGGTATGCGCATCATATGAATCTTGTGATAAAACGGACGCTGTCGCAGTATCGTATCCAGACCCGATGCCTTGGAGGGGCAAGTTATCAAAACTGTGGCTTATCTCCCATATTTGCTGTACCTTTACAGCACTCCACATACCTTTTTGCTTTTAGCTTATGTCTGTAGTTGTCAGTGCGCTTAGTAAAATTTACGGCCAACAACATGCCGTCAACAATATCTCTTTTGAAGTCAAAAGTGGTGAAATTGTTGGTTTTTTAGGCCCTAATGGAGCCGGCAAATCAACCACTATGAAGATTGCCACCGGCTATTTATCGCCCAGCTCAGGAACTGTCTCCGTACAGGGCTATGATGTCCGTACACATGCCATGGATGTACGGCGTAATATCGGCTACCTACCCGAGCACAACCCGCTGTACTTGGAGATGTATGTCAAAGAATATCTCCGCTTTATTGGTAGTTTGCACCAGTTACGGGGGCAACACTTGAGGCAGCGCGTGACCGAAATGATAGACATTTGTGGCCTTGGTCGTGAGCAACACAAAAAAATAGGTGCGCTCTCCAAAGGCTACCGTCAGCGTGTGGGCTTGGCACAATCGCTCATCCACAACCCTCCCGTATTGGTGTTGGATGAGCCTACTACCGGCCTAGACCCTAACCAAATTTTAGAAATCAGGCAACTCATCAAAACCATCGGCAGGGAGAAAACGGTGATTTTTTCGACGCATATCATGCAAGAAGTGCAGGCTATCTGCCAACGAGCCGTGATTATTCATCTAGGCCAGATTGTGGCCGATGATACTGTAGAAAGCCTGCGCCGCCAACAAGGACAAACCCGCCTACACCTAAAACTGGAAGCGCCTGTGGCCCTCAGTACTTGGCACAGCCTGCCACCTATTGCCGAAGCCCAAGAGCACAGCCCCGGACACTACACGCTCACCTTACAGCCTGATGCCGCTGCCGCTACAATCTCTAGGATTGCCGCCCAACAAGGCTGGGTTATTTTGGAAATGCAGCAAGAGCAGCAAACCCTAGAACACGTATTCCAAGCGCTTACTCAAACAAATACACCCTAAGGCCTTGAGAGAAAGGCAGGCAGAACGTCAAGCGCGATACTGGATATTTTCTAAGAAGTCGGTTAAGTCAATACCAGTACAAAGAATCTCCGAAAAACGCACAAAACCGCTGGCGTTTGCTTCTGCTTTGTGTTTATACCAAGATGCACAAGATTTGAGGCTTCACATCCCAAACCAATTTTGATTGGGTATCAATCAATGAGGATACCAATCTGCCACGCCTACGATATGGCGTTTTGGGGGCAGCAACCCGAATACAACAACCCTATTCGGAAAAGGGTGTTTTTTTTGTTTATTTTGCAGGGCTAATCATTTTGCAGACACTATCTAAGGGATATGAATATCGAGCAGTCTCTCCAAGCAGCCATTGCGCAAGGGCTGATGGATTGTTTTGGGCTACAAGCCGCCGCTGAAGAAATGGTACTACAGGCCACCAAAAAAGAATTTGAGGGAGCCTACACCTTTGTTACTTTTGGCTACAGCAAGCAACTACGGCAGCGCCCCGATGCGGTGGCTGAGCAACTGGGGGCTTATCTGAAAACCAACAGCGCCCTTGTGGCAGACTACAACGTGGTGAATGGCTTTCTGAACCTCGTCATCAGTCCGGAGGCTTGGGTCAACACACTGTATGCGCTGTTGCCGCAGCCACGCATTGGGGTAGTGCCCGCCAAGGGGCAACGGGTGATGGTGGAGTTTTCGTCGCCCAATACCAACAAACCCTTGCACTTGGGGCACTTGCGCAACAATTTCTTGGGAGACAGCATCGCCCGTATTTTAGCAGCCGATGGCTACGAAGTGGTCAAGGCCAACTTGGTCAATGACCGGGGGATTCATATCTGCAAGTCGATGTTGGCCTATCAGCGCCTTGCTCAGGGCGAAACGCCCCAAAGCGCCGGGCTCAAAGGCGATAAACTGGTGGGTAAATACTACGTAAAGTTTGAGCAATCATTGCGCGAAGCGCTAAAGCCTATTCTGGAAGACATTGCCGAAGGGCGCAACACAGGGCTTTTCAATGCCCAAGAGTGGGAGCAGTTACAAACGCACCAACAAAAGCTCAACGACCTCGACCAAGCCTACCAACGTGATGTGGCCGCCTTGCCCGCAGACCTTGCTACACAGCTAGGCATAGAAGATGCTCCCGAAGGCTACAAAAACTTGGTGCGTGCTGCCGAACAGCTCTCCCTCAATGCCGAGCAAAAAGAGTTGCTCAAGCAGCTCAAGAAGGTAGTCAGCATAGAACAAAAAATCGCCGAGGTGAAGGGCGCTATCAAAGAAATAGCCCAAAACAAAACCGAATGGATGCAGGCCGCACAGGCCATGCTGCGCCAATGGGAAGAAGGACACCCCGAAACCGTAGCCCTCTGGAAGCAGATGAATGGCTGGGTGTATGAGGGCTTTGCCCAAACGTATCAGACAATAGGTATCAGTTTTGATAAGGTTTATTACGAATCTGACACCTATTTGCTGGGTAAAGACATTGTGGCCGAAGGGTTGGAGAAGGGCGTGTTTTTCCGAAAAGACGACCAATCGGTCTGGATAGACCTCAGCGCCGACAAGCTCGACGAAAAGCTGGTGTTGCGTGGCGATGGCACCTCGGTATACATCACCCAAGATATGGGCACGGCAGAGCTCAAATACCAAGACTATGGCGTAGATAAGTCGGTCTATGTAGTGGGCAGCGAGCAAGAGTACCACTTTACGGTGCTCTTCAAGATACTCGAAAAGCTAGGCCGCCCCTATGCGCAGGGCTTGTACCACCTCTCGTATGGGATGGTAGATTTGCCCTCGGGCAAGATGAAGTCGCGCGAGGGTACGGTAGTAGATGCCGACGACTTGGTGCAGGAAATGGTCAATACCGCTGCTGAGCGTACCGCTGAGCTAGGCAAGGTGGCCGATTTCAGCCCCGAAGCCCTCCAAAAGCTCTACCTCCAACTGGCGCTGGGAGCGCTGAAGTACTTCTTGCTGCGGGTAGACCCCAAGAAGCGGATTTTGTTTAACCCCCAAGAGTCTATCGACTTTCAGGGCAACACAGGGCCGTTTATCCAATACACCTATGCCCGTATCTCGGCCTTATTGCGTAAAGCTACCCAAGACCAAACAGACTATCAAGCGCCGGTATCAGTGGTTATCAGCGATACCGAGCAAGCCCTGATACAGCTTTTGAGCGCCTTCCCGGCCAAAATCAGCGAATCTGCTGCAGCATATGCGCCTTCATTGATAGCCAATTATGCGTATGAGGTAGCCAAAACCTATAACCACTTCTACCACGAAAGCCCTATTTTCAAGGCAGAGAGTGCCGAACTGATGCGCTTCCGCTTGGCGCTGACAGCCCTCAGCGGGCGTGTTATTTATGAAGCAATGACACTGTTAGGCATTGGTGTGCCGGAGCAGATGTAGCCCCACCCATACTATGGACTTATTCCAGCCCAACACTGACCATCATTTGCCTTTGGCAGAACGGATGCGCCCACGTAAGCTCAGCGAGTTTGTAGGCCAAACACACCTCACTGCCGAGGGTAGCCCTATTGCCCAGTGGCTGGAGCGACAGCAAATCCCTTCGATTATTTTGTGGGGGCCGCCGGGAGTAGGCAAAACCACACTCGCCCGATTGATAGGAGAACACCTTCAGGTGCCCTTTTTTACTCTTAGCGCTATCAGTGCGGGCGTGAAAGAGGTGCGGGAAGTGCTCGAAAAGGCACGCCGCGCTCCCGGCAGCCTGCTCTTCATCGATGAGATACACCGCTTCAACAAAGCACAGCAGGATGCCCTCTTGGGCGCTGTAGAACAAGGGCTTATCAAGCTGATTGGTGCTACTACCGAAAACCCCTCTTTTGAAGTCATCTCAGCCCTACTCTCCCGCTGTCAGGTATATACACTACAGCCCCTGAGCGAGGAAGTATTGCTGGGCTTATTAGAAAAAGCACTTCGTACCGACCAATACTTACAGCAATATACCATAGAGCTGGCCGAAACGGAGGCGTTGCTACAACTCTCAGGCGGAGACGCACGCAAACTACTCAACTTATTGGAGATGGTGGTATTGGCTTTAGCCCCTGCCGAGCCTATACAGATTAGCAATGCTGCTGTACAGCAAATCGCCCAACAGCGT
This genomic window from Eisenibacter elegans DSM 3317 contains:
- the gldA gene encoding gliding motility-associated ABC transporter ATP-binding subunit GldA, whose protein sequence is MSVVVSALSKIYGQQHAVNNISFEVKSGEIVGFLGPNGAGKSTTMKIATGYLSPSSGTVSVQGYDVRTHAMDVRRNIGYLPEHNPLYLEMYVKEYLRFIGSLHQLRGQHLRQRVTEMIDICGLGREQHKKIGALSKGYRQRVGLAQSLIHNPPVLVLDEPTTGLDPNQILEIRQLIKTIGREKTVIFSTHIMQEVQAICQRAVIIHLGQIVADDTVESLRRQQGQTRLHLKLEAPVALSTWHSLPPIAEAQEHSPGHYTLTLQPDAAAATISRIAAQQGWVILEMQQEQQTLEHVFQALTQTNTP
- the argS gene encoding arginine--tRNA ligase, encoding MNIEQSLQAAIAQGLMDCFGLQAAAEEMVLQATKKEFEGAYTFVTFGYSKQLRQRPDAVAEQLGAYLKTNSALVADYNVVNGFLNLVISPEAWVNTLYALLPQPRIGVVPAKGQRVMVEFSSPNTNKPLHLGHLRNNFLGDSIARILAADGYEVVKANLVNDRGIHICKSMLAYQRLAQGETPQSAGLKGDKLVGKYYVKFEQSLREALKPILEDIAEGRNTGLFNAQEWEQLQTHQQKLNDLDQAYQRDVAALPADLATQLGIEDAPEGYKNLVRAAEQLSLNAEQKELLKQLKKVVSIEQKIAEVKGAIKEIAQNKTEWMQAAQAMLRQWEEGHPETVALWKQMNGWVYEGFAQTYQTIGISFDKVYYESDTYLLGKDIVAEGLEKGVFFRKDDQSVWIDLSADKLDEKLVLRGDGTSVYITQDMGTAELKYQDYGVDKSVYVVGSEQEYHFTVLFKILEKLGRPYAQGLYHLSYGMVDLPSGKMKSREGTVVDADDLVQEMVNTAAERTAELGKVADFSPEALQKLYLQLALGALKYFLLRVDPKKRILFNPQESIDFQGNTGPFIQYTYARISALLRKATQDQTDYQAPVSVVISDTEQALIQLLSAFPAKISESAAAYAPSLIANYAYEVAKTYNHFYHESPIFKAESAELMRFRLALTALSGRVIYEAMTLLGIGVPEQM
- a CDS encoding replication-associated recombination protein A; the encoded protein is MDLFQPNTDHHLPLAERMRPRKLSEFVGQTHLTAEGSPIAQWLERQQIPSIILWGPPGVGKTTLARLIGEHLQVPFFTLSAISAGVKEVREVLEKARRAPGSLLFIDEIHRFNKAQQDALLGAVEQGLIKLIGATTENPSFEVISALLSRCQVYTLQPLSEEVLLGLLEKALRTDQYLQQYTIELAETEALLQLSGGDARKLLNLLEMVVLALAPAEPIQISNAAVQQIAQQRSSRYDKNGEQHYDIISAFIKSIRGSDPNAAIYWLARMIDGGEDPKFIARRLLISASEDIGNANPTALVLATNCFQAVTMIGYPEAEIVLAQTTTYLAASPKSNESYKAIKQARQLVRQTGDLPVPLHLRNAPTKLMKQEGYSKGYEYSHEYPKRFSPQEYMPETLKNTKLFEPGESPMEAEMRRFLQERWQEKYGY